The following proteins are encoded in a genomic region of Ornithodoros turicata isolate Travis unplaced genomic scaffold, ASM3712646v1 Chromosome117, whole genome shotgun sequence:
- the LOC135371609 gene encoding zinc finger protein 501-like: MQFSLEFRDQPVRVKSEPPDVACLPQQDQVHQQRSGVTAGTCEIKDEPREESLKEPAIMEVKTEPYDAAILTGQDQMGRQCDSTSEGVTAGTCHVKEEPREESSNGHPIVEVKTEPYNVPLLTEQDQMGDSCDSTSEDVQMGEKCSGCNIYLAALWRSGSDENHVANHTDKRPYKRDVCPAEFSLSGNTQQQKQTDSCEKPYKCDVCPAKFSRSWYVQRHKRAHTGEKPYKCDVCHVEFSQSGILQQHKRTHTGEKPYKCDVCHGKFSRSWHLQQHKRAHTGEKPYKCDVCPAEFSRSWYLQQHKRAHTGEKPHKCDVCPAEFSKRGNLQRHKRTHTGEKPYKCNVCCAEFSQSVILQQHKRTHTGEKPYKCNVCPAKFSQSGHLRVHRQTHTGEKPYKCDVCPAEFSRGGNLEQHKWTHTD, encoded by the exons ATGCAGTTCTCTCTGGAGTTCCGTGATCAGCCTGTGAGAGTTAAATCGGAACCACCTGATGTTGCATGCCTGCCACAACAGGACCAGGTACATCAACAGCGCTCCG GAGTGACAGCTGGGACGTGTGAGATTAAAGATGAACCTCGAGAGGAATCTTTGAAGGAACCTGCAATCATGGAAGTCAAAACGGAGCCTTATGACGCTGCAATCTTGACTGGACAGGACCAAATGGGACGCCAGTGTGATTCAACATcagaag GAGTGACAGCTGGGACGTGTCACGTTAAAGAGGAACCTCGAGAGGAATCTTCAAATGGACATCCTATCGTAGAAGTCAAGACAGAGCCTTACAATGTTCCACTCTTGACAGAACAGGACCAGATGGGAGACAGCTGTGACTCAACATcagaag ATGTTCAGATGGGAGAGAAGTGTTCTGGGTGCAACATCTATCTCGCTGCATTGTGGAGGTCTGGAAGTGACGAGAACCATGTGGCGAACCATACTGACAAGAGGCCATACAAGAgggatgtctgccctgcagagttcagcctgagCGGGAACAcgcagcagcaaaagcagacAGATTCGTgcgagaaaccatacaagtgtgatgtctgccctgcgaaGTTCAGCCGCAGTTGGTACGTACAGCGGCACAAGCGggcacacacgggcgagaaaccatacaagtgtgatgtctgccacgtagagttcagccagagcgggatcctacagcagcacaagcggacacacacgggtgagaagccgtataagtgtgatgtctgccatGGGAAGTTCAGCCGCAGTTGGCacttacagcagcacaagcgggcacacacgggtgagaagccatacaagtgcgatgtctgccctgcagagttcagccgcaGTTGgtacctacagcagcacaagcgagcacacacgggtgagaagccacacaagtgcgatgtctgccctgcagagttcagcaagCGCGGGAACCTACAGcggcacaagcggacacacacgggcgagaaaccatacaagtgcaatgtaTGCtgcgcagagttcagccagagcgtgatcctacagcagcacaagcggacacacacgggtgagaagccatacaagtgcaatgttTGCCCTGCGAAGTTCAGTCAGAGCGGGCACCTACGGGTTCACAggcagacacacacgggcgagaagccatacaaatgcgatgtctgccctgcggagttcagcagGGGCGGGAACCTAGAGCAgcacaagtggacacacacgGACTAG